The nucleotide window ATCGCAGAAGAGCCAGTATATATGACAATGCTCTGGCACGGCAATTGATGTCGAGGCGTTCAGAACCGCTTGAAGGGCCTTTTCCGAACGGACGAAAACGGTGCCGGCATTCATGAAAAATGTGCCGAGCGTTTTTTCAGAAAGCGCTTTGAGCGACGCTGCCTGATGCGCATCAGCCGACAAGACGACATTGCCGGTGGCAAGAATCGTCTGTGCATCGTAAAAGCCCAGGTCTGTAAAGGCTTTTTTCAGGTCGCTCATAATCATTTTTTTCCCGCCGGTGTTCACACCGCGCAGAAAAATACAGTATTTTTCTGCCATATATGGCCGCCTCTTTCGCGATATTATTTAAAAGCGACATGTCGAAGGAGATGATTGCTAAATGCCGCCCGGGATTGAATTTGCATGCCGCTGCTGGTATAGTAAAT belongs to Oscillospiraceae bacterium CM and includes:
- a CDS encoding DUF1697 domain-containing protein — protein: MAEKYCIFLRGVNTGGKKMIMSDLKKAFTDLGFYDAQTILATGNVVLSADAHQAASLKALSEKTLGTFFMNAGTVFVRSEKALQAVLNASTSIAVPEHCHIYWLFCDDSETVSELIGLFSTLPHEPGEAFVPAEDGAFWVVPIGKTLDSAFGSKALGHKKYKDKLTSRNMNTIIKILSAMDKG